The sequence below is a genomic window from Mycobacterium spongiae.
AGCTTTGTACTGGCGCCACCCCACCGCCTCGACAGGCTCAGGCACGAGCCCCTGGGGTTGCGGGTGCCGGAGACCCCGGGTCCCCTTGTGCGGCTGGACCCTGCGTCGCAGGCGGTTGCCCCGGGGCTGGTGCGCCGGGGGGTGGGCCACCTGGGAAGGGGTTGGCTCCTGGCGGCGGGGGTGGCGGGGGTGGCTGGTGCGGTCCGCCGGGCATGGGTGCCCTTGGGATGACCGGTCGCGCCAGAGGCCCATCTGGCCGGCCCATGGGACTCATGTGCGATGCCGCCGGCCCGTGCGGCACGTTCGGCGGCGGGGGTGGTCCCATGACAAAGGCCCAGATGAAGAGGGCAGCCCCCGCGCTGGTCACTGCACCGGCAACCAAGCCGAGCAGTCCGGCGCCAACCACCACCGGGGTGGAGTAGCGACGCGCATGCCCGTGCTGGGCGCTCGGTGTCGGTGCGGCGGCTGCGGCAGCGCTCTGGTCGCTCGCGTGGGCGCCGCTGTTCGGGCGGAAGTCATTGTCTTCGGTAGTCATGCTGATCTCCACTTCGTTTCTCGTCGGCCTATTGCTGATCGGTTGTCGCGACCGTAGTGACCGAACTTGAAGTGGATCTGAAGAAATGCGCCTGCTTCAGCCTGATCTCAGAACAGCACGCTAACAATGGGGCCATGACCGATTGCTCGCCTACGGACCGGACCGACCGCAAGGCGATCGGCTCGGCCGTTCGCGGCCGGACCGATCAGTTCAGCGTCGGTGCGCCCCGGGTCCTCGTGGTCGAGGATTCCGAGACGATCCGTGAGATGGTCAGCGAGGCCTTGACCGACGTTGGCTACCACACCGAGGCCCGGTGTGACGGTGACGGGTTGGAAGACGCTCTGGAGGGCTTGCGGCCGGACCTGGTGGTGCTCGACGTGATGCTTCCCGGCCGCGACGGATTCGCTCTCATCGACGTCATCCGGGAGTGGAGTGACATCGGCATCGTGCTGATCACCGCCCGCGATGGCCTGCCGGACCGGCTGCGTGGCCTGGACGGCGGGGCCGACGACTATGTCATCAAACCGTTCGAGCTTGCCGAACTGGTGTCGCGCGTCGGTGCTGTGTTGCGGCGCCGGGGTCGACTGCCCCGCGTCATTCAAGCGGGCGACCTGATGCTGGATGTGGATTCTGGCGTGGCCGCGCGCGATGGACACCGATTAGACCTGACCGCGACCGAGCTGCGATTGCTGGCCTTCCTTGTGGAGCAGCGCGGCCGCATCGTCAATGCCGGCCAGATCCTCAATGCAGTGTGGGGCTATGACGCCTACGACCCGAACCTGGTGCAAGTGCACATCAGTGGGTTGCGCCGCAAACTGGAAGCTCACGGTCCGCGCATTCTGCACACTGTCCGCGGGATCGGTTACCGACTTCAGCCGCAGCGCGCATGACCACCTCCACAGCGGGCTCGTCGACCGCGGGCAACGGCGCGACACCGACGCCGTCGCTGCAGCGCCGGGTGACTCTGCTCGTGGTGGCGCTGTTGGCGGTGCTTCTCGTCGTGCTGGGTGTCACCATCGACGTCAGCCTCGGACTGTCGGCCCGCCGAAATCTCCACGACCGGCTGGTCGGCGCCACCTCGCGGGCGGACGCGCTGGCGGCGGTGCACACGTCGCCGGATCTGCTCGCCGCCGAACTCAACGGCGGCAGCGTGCGCGCGCTGCTGGTCACCGCCGACGGTGCCACCTACGGTGACCGCGGGATTAGTCCCGACACCACTGTTGGACCGCCGCCCGGCCACCCACCCCCGCCGCCATTTGGCCCGCCGCCGGGGCCGCCGCCACCACCGCCGCCACCGGCTCCTCCGCCGGATTCCACAGCGACCGTGGTGGTACACCCGTTGCCTGGGGGCAGTCGGGTGATCCTCGTTGCCGACACCACCCAGACCACCCAAGTGACCCGCCGGCTGCGGCAACTGATGGTCGGTGCGGGCCTGGCGACGCTGGCGGTGGCGGCGCTCCTCCTCGTCGTGGTGAGTCGAGCGGCGTTGCGGCCGTTGGAGCGGCTCACGACGCTAGCCAAGGACATCACCACTGGCGATCGCGGCCGTCGGCTGCAACCGGATCGCGCCGATACCGAACTGGGGCGCGCAGCCAGCGCGTTCGACGGAATGCTGGATGCGCTGGAAGACTCCGAGCGGCGAGCCCAGCAATCCGCCGACGCCGCGCGGCGCGCCGAAAGTGCCACCCGCCAGTTCCTCGTGGATGCGGCCCACGAACTGCGCACCCCGATCGCGGGAATGCAAGTCGCTGCCGAACAGCTTGCAGCCAGCGCCAGCCAGCACGAAGCTGACCCGGTGGCCCGCGGCCAGTACCGGCGGGCGAGCCTGTTGCACTCCGACGCACGCCGGGCCGGGCGGCTGGTGGCCGACATGCTGGATCTGAGTCGGATCGACGCCGGACTTCGGCTCGACATCCGCGACACCGACCTAGCCCCCATCGCCGACGCCGAGGTCCACCGCACCGCACTGTTAGCGCCGCAGGTCAAGGTCATCCGGACCGGCCTTTCGGCGCTGCAGATCCAGGCGGATCCGACCCGAGTGGCCCAGATTGTGTCCAACCTTCTTGATAACGCGCGCAGGTACACTCCGGCCGGCGGAGCCATCACGATTGACCTGCAGCGCACCGAGCGCGAGGCCCAAGTCACCGTCACCGACACTGGCCTGGGCGTTCCCGATGCGGAGCGCGATCGCATCTTCGAGCGCCTGGTGCGGCTCGACGCCGGGCGTGCTCGCGACCACGGCGGCGCCGGTCTTGGCTTGCCGATCGCCAGAGCCCTGGCCCGCGCCCACGGCGGCACCCTGGTGTGCCTTTCGAACGACGGCGGCGCGCGGTTTCGGCTCAGCCTGCCGCTCATTCATGGCTGACGACCTCTGCTGAGGCCGCGGCCGGACCCCGGCGGTCAGCCGTGGCGTCAGGTGGCTGTCAACCGGTGATTGCGGTCTGGCCGTGCGTCGTGCCGAGGTTGCGCTGCCGCCGATAGTGGCGGATCTCGAACACGAGCCCAGCCAGGCCGACGGATGCGGTACACAGCGACACGAGAATCAATAGGGGATTGGGGTGACCGGTGAGCGCATCGCCCAGGATCACCACCGCGGCCGTACCGGGGAGTAGACCGCCCACTGTGGCCAGTGAGTAGGGCAGGACCCGCACGGCCGACGCGCCGGCCGCATAGTTGAGCGCCGCGAACGGCACCGCGGGAATCAACCGCAACGACACAATGGGCAGCCAGCCACGCTCACGCAGGCGCTCGTCCAGCCGGTCTACCGCCCGATGGCGAACGAGGCCGTTGAGCCGCCACCCGGCCGCGCGCACCAGCAGCATCGCGAGCACCGCACTCGTAGTACTGGCGAGCACCGCGATGACGACGCCGAACACCGGGCCGAACAGCAGTCCGGCGGCCAGTGTGAACGCCGTGCGAGGTAGCGGTACCACCGTCGCGACGGTGTGCGCCACCAAGAAGGTCAACGGGAACCAGGGGCCGACCGACGTAGCCCAGTCGCGAAGCTGCACGGCTGTGGGCAGCGGAACCAGCAGCGCCGCCACCACCAGAATTGTGATTCCCACCACTGCCCCGACCGCCCGCGGCAGCGATACTCCGCGCGCGGACATAACGCACGCCGCGGCAATACCGCGCAGCGTGCCGCTAGTTTTGCAGATGGCGGGCGCCGTCACGCTTGCCAAGCGTAAGGGGTGAACATGAATATCGCCTTTCCTCGGGCTTGGTGTTTCGTCACAGTCAGGAGGCCGATCGTCGCACCGGGATGCGGCTGTTTGGGTCGTCATCAACTAACCTGATTAGCACGTGGCAATCCCGGAGCAACCCGAAGAAACGTTGCCTATTGCTGGGAAAATAGGAGCAAGCGGTGTCCGTTGACGTACCCGAACTCGCCGACCTAGAACAGGTTCGCGCGAGTTGGCGCACTGCGGTTGCCGGCGTGCTGTCGAAGAGCGCCAGGCGCGATGCGGCCGAGCTCGGAGAGCGACCTGAGCAGCTCCTGGAGACTCCGACCTATGAAGGTTTCGCCATCCGGGCGCTCTATACCGCATTTGACGAGCTGCCGGAGCTGCCGCTGCCCGGCGAGTGGCCCTATGTGCGCGGGGGACCGCTATGCCCCGCATTACGCGATGTCAGTTCCGGCTGGAAGGTGGCCGAGGCTTTTCCCGCTGCCGCAGATGAGACGGTCGGCGACTCCAATGAGGCGGTATTGGCGGCGTTGGGCGAAGGGGCCAGCGCGCTGCTGGTACGGGTGGGAGGCACGGGTGTAGCGCCCGGGCAGCTTGAGCGGTTGCTCACCGGGGTTTACCTGGAGCTCGCGCCGGTGATCCTCGATGCCGGTGGCGACTATGCGGCCGCCGCCGATGCGATGTTGGCGCAGCTGGCGCAGCTGGAGCCGGACCGGCGTACAACACTGTCGATCGACTTGGGTGCCGACCCGCTCTCGGCGAGCCTGAGCGGCCGGCCCGCCCCTCAGCTCGAGGACGTTGTTGCGGTCGCTGCCCGGGTCGCCGCCGATTCGGGTGTGCGGGCCATCACCGTCGATGGACCCGCCTTCCACAATCTGGGCGCGACCGCAGCCTGGGAACTTGCGGCCAGCATCGCGGCAGCGGTGGCCTACCTGCGGGTGCTCACCGAATCGGGGATCGCGGTCGGCGAGGCGCTGCGGCAAATCAGTTTCCGGTTTGCCGCCGATGACGACCAATTCATGACCATCGCCAAGATGCGGTCGGTGCGGCGATTGTGGGCTCGGGTCGCCGAGGTCGCGGGTGACCCGGGTGCTGGCGCGGCGATCGTTCATGCAGAGACGTCGCTGCCCATGATGACCCAGCGCGACCCGTGGGTGAACATGCTTCGCAGCACCCTGGCCGCATTCGGCGCAGGCGTCGGCGGCGCCGATACCGTGCTCGTGTTTCCGTTTGACGTTGCCATCCCTGGCGGACTTCCCGGCATGTCGACCGCCTTCGCGCGCCGGATTGCCCGCAATTCTCAGCTGTTGCTGCTGGAGGAGTCGCACGTCGGACGCGTCCTCGACCCGGCGGCGGGGTCATGGTTCGTCGAGGATCTCACCGAGCAGCTGTCCGAGCAGGCCTGGCGGCATTTTCAGGACATCGAGGCCCGCGGCGGGTTCGTGGAGGCGCGTGACTACGTGGCCGCCCGGATCGCCGAGGTGCAGGCTCGCCGCGCGGACGACATCGCGCATCGCCGCACCGCGATCACCGGCGTCAACGAGTATCCGAACTTGGATGAACCGGCTCTGCCGCACAGCGATCCGGGTTTCTCGCCCGATGGCACCGGGCGCCTCGTACGCTACGCCGCGGCGTTCGAGGCGTTGCGCGATCGGTCCGATAACTACCTGGCGCGCACGGGTTCACGTCCGCGGGTGCTGTTGTTGCCGTTGGGTCCGTTGGCCGAGCACAACGTCCGAGTGACGTTCGCGGCGAACCTGTTGGCGTCCGGCGGCCTCGAGGCTGCCAATCCCGGAACGGTCGATGCCACGGGTGTAGCTGACGCCGTTGCCCAGGCAGGAACGCCGGCAGGGTCACCGACCGTGGCGGTTGTCTGTGGCACGGACAAGCGGTATCAGGAAGCGGCCTCCGGTGTTATCGAGGCAGCAAGAAACTGCGGGGTTTCGCGGATTTATCTGGCGGGGCCGCAGCAAGCACTGGCGCCCGACGGCAACCGACCCGACGACTTCCTGACCGCGAAGATCAATGCGGTCGATGCCCTGTCCGATCTTCTCACCCGGTTGGGGGCCTAGCCACGATGACGACGAGCACATCGGCTATCGGCAGCTTCGCCAACACCCCGCTGAAGGGTGGCCACGCCGCACCAGCGCCCACCGCTTCCGCAGCGCAGCAGTATGTTGCGGCTGCGGCCGACGCGCACGGGTATGAGCCCGAGCAGTTGCAATGGCACACGCCGGAAGGCATTGAGGTCAAACCGATCTATGTCGGTGCCGATCGGCGCGCGGCGGAAGCCGACGGCTACCCGCTGAACAGCTTCCCCGGCGAGCCGCCCTACCTGCGCGGACCGTACCCCACGATGTATGTCAACCAGCCATGGACCATCCGCCAATACGCTGGGTTCTCCACCGCCGCGGATTCCAACGCGTTCTACCGCCGCAACCTCGCCGCCGGCCAGAAAGGGCTGTCGGTGGCCTTCGATCTCGCCACCCACCGCGGCTATGACTCCGACCATCCCCGCGTCCAGGGTGACGTTGGAATGGCCGGCGTGGCAATAGATTCCATCCTCGACATGCGGCAGCTGTTCGACGGCATCGACCTGTCGTCGGTGTCGGTGTCGATGACGATGAACGGTGCCGTACTGCCGATCCTGGCGCTGTACGTGGTCGCCGCCGAGGAACAGGGCGTGCCGCCGGAAAAGCTGGCCGGCACCATCCAGAACGACATCCTCAAAGAGTTCATGGTCCGCAACACCTACATCTACCCGCCGCAGCCATCGATGCGGATCATCTCCGATATCTTTGCCTACACCAGCGCCAAGATGCCAAAGTTCAACTCCATCTCCATCTCCGGCTACCACATCCAAGAAGCAGGTGCCACAGCGGATTTGGAGTTGGCGTACACCCTGGCCGACGGTGTGGACTACATCAAGGCCGGGCTGGACGCCGGCCTGGACATCGATCAATTCGCACCCCGACTGTCGTTCTTCTGGGGCATCGGGATGAACTTCTTCATGGAAGTCGCCAAACTGCGGGCCGGTCGGCTGCTGTGGAGCGAACTGGTGGGTGAGTTTGCCCCGCGGAACCCAAAATCCAGCTCGTTGCGCACCCATTCGCAAACCTCCGGCTGGTCCCTGACCGCTCAGGACGTGTTCAACAACGTGGCGCGCACCTGCATCGAGGCGATGGCGGCGACTCAGGGCCACACCCAGTCGCTGCACACCAACGCGCTGGACGAGGCGTTGGCGCTGCCCACCGACTTCTCGGCCCGCATCGCTCGCAATACCCAGCTGCTGCTGCAGCAGGAGTCGGGTACTACCAGGCCCATCGACCCCTGGGCGGGCTCCTACTACGTCGAGTGGCTGACCCATCAGCTCGCGCAGCGTGCACGCGCGCACATCGCCGAGGTCGCGGAGCACGGCGGCATGGCGGCGGCCATCAGCGACGGCATCCCCAAGCTGCGCATCGAGGAGGCTGCCGCACGCACCCAGGCCCGCATTGACTCGGGTCGCCAGCCCGTGGTCGGGGTCAACAAATACCAGGTCGTCGAGGATCAGGAGATCGAGGTACTCAAGGTCGAGAACAGCCGGGTGCGTGCCGAGCAGCTGGCCAAACTGAACGAGCTGCGGGCGAACCGGAACCAGCCGGCGGTCGACGCCGCATTGGCCGAGCTGGCGCGCGCCGCTGCGGCCCACGAACGTGCCGGCGCCGACGGACTCGGCAACAACTTGTTGGCCCTGGCCATCGACGCGGCCCGGGCACATGCCACGGTGGGGGAGATCTCCGACGCGCTGGAGAAGGTGTACGGGCGCCACCAAGCCGAGATCCGTACCATCGCCGGGGTCTACCGAGACGAAGCCGGAGGAGGTGGCAGCATCACCCCGCTTGCGGAAGCGACGCAGCTGGTCGAGAAATTCGCCGAGGCCGATGGTCGCCGACCTCGGATCTTGGTGGCCAAAATGGGTCAGGACGGTCACGACCGCGGTCAGAAAGTGATTGCTACCGCCTTCGCCGACATCGGGTTCGACGTTGATGTTGGATCGCTGTTCTCCACGCCCGACGAGGTTGCCCGTCAGGCCGCGGACAACGATGTGCACGTGGTGGGGGTGTCGTCCTTGGCGGCCGGTCACCTGACGCTGGTGCCGGCTTTGCGCGAGGCGTTGGTGCAGGTGGGCCGACCCGACATCATGATCGTGGTCGGCGGCGTCATCCCACCCGGCGACTTCGACGAGTTGTACGCCGCCGGGGCGACCGCCATTTTCCCGCCAGGGACGGTGATCGCCGACGCCGCGATCGGCTTGCTCGGCAAGCTCGCCGAGCGGCTGGGGTACACGCTGGACTAGTGGCTGCCCAGATTCCTCGCGCGAGCGTGATGTCACGGCGAAATTTCTTGCTGACTTTCGCCGTGGCATCACCCTCGGCGCGTTCCATCAGGCGGGCGAGGTGACCACAGAGCAACTAGCGGAGGCCATCCGCAACGGTGATCGGGCCGCCTTACCGCGCGCCATCACATTGCTGGAATCCACTCGCGGCGATCATCGCGAGCAGGCGCAGGAGCTGCTACTGGCGTTGCTGCCGGATTCCGGGAACGCGCACCGGGTCGGCATTACCGGGGTTCCGGGTGTGGGTAAGTCCACCGCCATCGAGGCGCTTGGCATGTATCTGGTCGAGCAGGGACACCGCGTTGCGGTGCTGGCCGTCGACCCGTCGTCGACTCGTACTGGCGGATCGATTCTCGGTGACAAGACCCGCATGGCTCGGCTGGCCGTCCATGCCGACGCCTATATTCGGCCGTCGCCGACCTCGGGAACCTTGGGCGGGGTGGCACGGGCTACCCGGGAGACGGTCGTTCTGCTCGAGGCCGCCGGCTTCGACGTGATCTTGGTCGAAACCGTCGGCGTCGGCCAGTCCGAGGTGGCGGTGTCCAACATGGTCGACACCTTCGTATTGTTGACCCTGGCGCGCACCGGCGACCAGCTGCAGGGCATCAAGAAGGGCGTGCTGGAGCTGGCCGACATCGTGGTGGTGAACAAGGCCGACGGGGAACACCTCCAGGAGGCGCGGCGGGCGGCCCGCGAGCTGTCGTCGGCAATCAGACTGATCTACCCGCGTGAAACATTATGGCGACCTCCCGTCCTCACGATGAGCGCCATGCAGGGGACCGGTCTCACAGAGCTGTGGGAGACCGTCGAACGCCACCGGCAGGTGCTGACCGACGCCGGAGAGTTCGACGCCCGTCGACGTGCCCAGCAAGTCGACTGGACCTGGCAAATGGTGCGTGACGAGGTACTGGACCGGGTGCTGGCAAATCCGGGAGTGCGGGAGAATCGCGCGGAGATCGAGCGGCAGGTCCGCGCCGGGGAACTGACCCCCACGCTGGCCGCGCAGCAAATTCTCAAGTGGTCTGGACTAACGGAACGGTAACTTGACGATCGCTTGACCATGGACTCTGTGAAATCCATGTAAATTTAAAAGGGTGAAGGTTGACATCCGAGTCGATCGCCGCGCGGTTTCGATCCGCGATGACCCTGACGCGGGCCATCGCATGTCCGGCGCGGCGGACTCAAACTTTGGTTGCGTCGTGCGTTTCTTTGCCAGCATGTTCCCCGCGCGCCGGTTCGGCGGGGGCGCGCTGGCCGTGTACCTCGACGGTCAGCCCGTCGTCGACGTGTGGACGGGCTGGTCGGACCTAAGCGGCGAGGTGCCCTGGGCGGCGGACACCGCGCCGATGGTGTTCTCGGCGACTAAGGGCATGGCCTCGACCGTCATCCACCGGCTCGTCGATCGAGGACTGATCGACTATGACACCCCGGTTGCCGACTACTGGCCGGAGTTCGGTGCTAACGGCAAGTCGGACCTGACGGTCCGAGAGGTGATGCGACACCGGGCCGGTTTGTCCGGCTTGCGCGGCGCCACCTGGGACGACTTGCTGGATCACGTCGTCATGGAAGACCGGCTCGCGGCGGCCGCGCCAGGCCGCCTGCTGGGCAAGCCGGCATACCACGCGCTGACCTACGGCTGGCTGCTGTCAGGGCTGGCCAGGGCCGTCACCGGAAAGGACATGCGCGTCCTGTTCCGCGAAGAACTCGCCGAGCCGCTCGGCACGGATGGTTTCCACCTGGGCCGACCGCCGGCCGGCTCGCCCACCCGGGTCGCCGAGATCATCATGCCGCAGAACATCGTCGGCAGCGGGTTGGTCAATGCGCTCGCCCAGCGGGTCGCCATCGGGCTGTCCGGCGGATACCGCTCGCTGTACTTCCCGGGCATGATCGCCGCCGTCCAGGGGGACATTCCGTTGCTGGACGCCGAGATACCGGCGGCCAACGGAGTGGTGACGGCCCGCGCGCTGGCACGGATGTATGGAGCGCTCGCCAACGGCGGCGAGATCGATGGCACCCAGTTCTTGTCATCCGAGCTGGTTGCCGGCCTGACTGGCCAACCCAGCCTCCAGCCGGACCGAAACCTGGGCCTGCCGATGCCGTTTCACTTGGGCTACCACAGCATCCCGTTCCCGAACGTGATGCCGGGATTCGGCCATGTCGGGATGGGTGGCTCGGTCGGGTGGAACGACCCCGCGACGGGGCTGAGTTTCGCGTTGGTGCACAACCGGCTGCTCACACCGCTGGTGATGACCGACTATGGCGGGTTCGTCGCGCTCTACCGCCTGATACGACAGGCCGCTGAGCGGGTCCGCAAGCGTGGATTCCACCCGGTGACCGAGTACGGGGCGCCGTACTCCGAGCCGGGAGCCGTCGCTGGCTAGACCACGGCGGGCACCTTGCGCTGCTGCCGCTGCGCGTCGCGCCCAGCTCACGATTGTGGCTCCGAAGCCGATGGGGATTACGAATCTTCCAGGCGAAAGCCGACTTTCATCGTCACCTGGAAGTGTGCGACCGCGCCGTCCACCAGATGGCCGCGAACTGACTCGACCTCGAACCAGTCCAGGGCACGCATTGTCTGGGCTGCTCGTGCCAGACCGTTGCGGATAGCCGCGTCGACTCCATCGGGCGACGTCCCGACAATTTCGATTACGCGGTAAGTGTGATCGCTCATGGCATCCCCTTAGATTGGCCGCGGCGCCAGGATAGCTCGTCGGACAGCTGCGCTGAGGGTTCGCCTAGCTCCGACGACCATGTGCAGCGGACGAGGGATCTTATAGAGGAGCTGTCGAGACGATGTCGACCGCCGCATCGGGCGCCCGGGGGCAATTCGGGGTCGCCGGCGGCCGTTGCAGCCCGTTACGGGCCAGGCCCGGACTGCTGCCGGGGTTGCCCTGGCGACCTGAAGACAGCGCGGGAACCTCCAGATGCTGCCGTTGGTACCTCACATGCGCCCAGAGTGAATCATGGAATTCTCCCCACAACGTCGGCGCTATCTGCGAAACTTCGTGCGACGGGCACACTGTGGTGCACAGTCCGGTGCCTAATGTGTCCAGAGCCCGGGTGGACGACGAGAGGACCCGGGGTCGATGCGGTTCTTGGGTCATGCGCGGCCTGGAATGCGAGATCGGGGAGGTCTTGACTGTGACCACTTGCGCGAGTCGGTCAATCACCAAAGGTGACTTCTTCGCGCTCGCTAGGAAGACGCTCAAGGTCGGCCTCGCGTCCGAATAGTCATGTATCACGTGGTTGAGATCACCAGGGCGCTGTGGACCAGGCTGCGCAGCGAATCTGAGCGCGAGTCCTACCGCGCAGCAGCGCGTTACCGTCGAGATGGCGACGCCTTGAGCTTCATTTGCGAAACCCACCAGCAGCTACCAGCGCAGCCGCCTTCCGATCGGCGTTCACTTGTTTTGTTCGCCCACTTTGATGCTCAGGGAATTGTCGATCCGTACGTCGTCCACTACCTGGAGGCGCTGCACCGGCTGGGAGCCACCATCATCTTCGTCTCGTCCTCGCCGACTCTCACACCAGAGTCGGTAGTTCCGATCCGGCCCCTTTGTGCCGGTATCTATACCCGCCGAACGCTCTCGCTGGACTTTGGCTCGTGGCACCTGGCGTGGTGCATTATGCGAGAGCGAGGCTGGTCACTGGATCACTTCGACCGCTTGGTCATCTGTAACGACAGTGTGTACGGTCCACTGTTTCCCATCGAAGAGATGTGGAGCTCGTTCCGTGACGCAGATATGTACGGCGCGATCGAAAGTGGCGTGCAGAAAACCCATCTCCAGTCCTTTTTCCTCGCTTGGGATCTCAACGCGCGCACCCGCAGCTTTCTGAACGACTTCTGGAATGACTTCCAATACGTCGTCGACAAGCTCGTTCTTATCCGGCGATGCGAGGTCGCCATATCCACGCGTGCGCGCAAGGCAGGCCTGCGCATCCGACCGTTTCTCTCCATCGACGCTGTCAGGGCAGCCTATGAGCTCTCGCCGAACCATCAGTGGTTCAACATGTTGTCGAGGACGGGATCTCTCAACAACACCATCTACTATTGGGACGGTTTGATTGAGCACCTCCGGTTTCCGTTCCTCAAAACGAGCCTGCCCCGGTACAACGAGCCGTGGCACGACTCGATGCAACAGCTGCGCGAATTTATCGAGCGCCACACCCCCTATCCGTACGATCTCATTCAGTCCAACGTCGACAGACTTGGCCTCGGAGAGGAAACCTGGGTTAGACCAACTCCGGCGCGAAGATGGATCGACGCCCACAGGGTGTGACGGCCGCTCAATTCACAGTGTCGGGGCATGTGTTGTAGAACCGGCGTCGTGGGGCGGCATACTGCCGTCGTGCATCGGTAGGTTCGGTCACCGCCTTGGATAGGGCACACAAGAGCACTCCACGACGCACTCAAAGATCTATCGGGCGTTGATTGATGCGGGCTTGACCGCGGGATCTTGCTCGCCTCACCGTGAGATGTCATCGCTGACGTGGCTGGTCACGACTGGTAGCGCGTCAGCAGGTCCGTCGACCTTGCCAAACGCGCCATAGGGTGACGGCGATCGGGTTACGATCTGGCTAAGCAGTGTGGCGCCGGGGGGGCCGGGGCTGGCGTGTTCGAGGGAGGGCGCGGTGTCGTATGTGTTTGCGACCCCGGAAATGCTGGCGGCGGCGGCCGCCGATTTGATGAACATCCGTTCCGCGATTGCCGATGCCAACGCCGCCGCGGCCGCGCTGACTACCGAACTCATGCCCGCTGCCGCGGATGAGGTTTCCGCGGCCATCGCCGGGTTGTTCGATACCTACGCCCAGGAATACCAAGCCATTAGCGCGCAGGCCGCCGAGTTTCACGACCGGTTCGTGGCGGCTGTCAACGCAGGCGCCGACGCGTATGCCGCCGCCGAGGCCGCCAACGCGCCCCTGCTCCAGCAGGCTCAGCAGGACTTGCTCAACGCGGTCAATGGACCGACCCAGGCGCTGCTGGGGCGCCCGCTGATTGGCAA
It includes:
- a CDS encoding response regulator transcription factor; protein product: MTDCSPTDRTDRKAIGSAVRGRTDQFSVGAPRVLVVEDSETIREMVSEALTDVGYHTEARCDGDGLEDALEGLRPDLVVLDVMLPGRDGFALIDVIREWSDIGIVLITARDGLPDRLRGLDGGADDYVIKPFELAELVSRVGAVLRRRGRLPRVIQAGDLMLDVDSGVAARDGHRLDLTATELRLLAFLVEQRGRIVNAGQILNAVWGYDAYDPNLVQVHISGLRRKLEAHGPRILHTVRGIGYRLQPQRA
- a CDS encoding sensor histidine kinase — encoded protein: MTTSTAGSSTAGNGATPTPSLQRRVTLLVVALLAVLLVVLGVTIDVSLGLSARRNLHDRLVGATSRADALAAVHTSPDLLAAELNGGSVRALLVTADGATYGDRGISPDTTVGPPPGHPPPPPFGPPPGPPPPPPPPAPPPDSTATVVVHPLPGGSRVILVADTTQTTQVTRRLRQLMVGAGLATLAVAALLLVVVSRAALRPLERLTTLAKDITTGDRGRRLQPDRADTELGRAASAFDGMLDALEDSERRAQQSADAARRAESATRQFLVDAAHELRTPIAGMQVAAEQLAASASQHEADPVARGQYRRASLLHSDARRAGRLVADMLDLSRIDAGLRLDIRDTDLAPIADAEVHRTALLAPQVKVIRTGLSALQIQADPTRVAQIVSNLLDNARRYTPAGGAITIDLQRTEREAQVTVTDTGLGVPDAERDRIFERLVRLDAGRARDHGGAGLGLPIARALARAHGGTLVCLSNDGGARFRLSLPLIHG
- a CDS encoding TVP38/TMEM64 family protein → MTAPAICKTSGTLRGIAAACVMSARGVSLPRAVGAVVGITILVVAALLVPLPTAVQLRDWATSVGPWFPLTFLVAHTVATVVPLPRTAFTLAAGLLFGPVFGVVIAVLASTTSAVLAMLLVRAAGWRLNGLVRHRAVDRLDERLRERGWLPIVSLRLIPAVPFAALNYAAGASAVRVLPYSLATVGGLLPGTAAVVILGDALTGHPNPLLILVSLCTASVGLAGLVFEIRHYRRQRNLGTTHGQTAITG
- the mutA gene encoding methylmalonyl-CoA mutase small subunit; the protein is MSVDVPELADLEQVRASWRTAVAGVLSKSARRDAAELGERPEQLLETPTYEGFAIRALYTAFDELPELPLPGEWPYVRGGPLCPALRDVSSGWKVAEAFPAAADETVGDSNEAVLAALGEGASALLVRVGGTGVAPGQLERLLTGVYLELAPVILDAGGDYAAAADAMLAQLAQLEPDRRTTLSIDLGADPLSASLSGRPAPQLEDVVAVAARVAADSGVRAITVDGPAFHNLGATAAWELAASIAAAVAYLRVLTESGIAVGEALRQISFRFAADDDQFMTIAKMRSVRRLWARVAEVAGDPGAGAAIVHAETSLPMMTQRDPWVNMLRSTLAAFGAGVGGADTVLVFPFDVAIPGGLPGMSTAFARRIARNSQLLLLEESHVGRVLDPAAGSWFVEDLTEQLSEQAWRHFQDIEARGGFVEARDYVAARIAEVQARRADDIAHRRTAITGVNEYPNLDEPALPHSDPGFSPDGTGRLVRYAAAFEALRDRSDNYLARTGSRPRVLLLPLGPLAEHNVRVTFAANLLASGGLEAANPGTVDATGVADAVAQAGTPAGSPTVAVVCGTDKRYQEAASGVIEAARNCGVSRIYLAGPQQALAPDGNRPDDFLTAKINAVDALSDLLTRLGA
- the scpA gene encoding methylmalonyl-CoA mutase → MTTSTSAIGSFANTPLKGGHAAPAPTASAAQQYVAAAADAHGYEPEQLQWHTPEGIEVKPIYVGADRRAAEADGYPLNSFPGEPPYLRGPYPTMYVNQPWTIRQYAGFSTAADSNAFYRRNLAAGQKGLSVAFDLATHRGYDSDHPRVQGDVGMAGVAIDSILDMRQLFDGIDLSSVSVSMTMNGAVLPILALYVVAAEEQGVPPEKLAGTIQNDILKEFMVRNTYIYPPQPSMRIISDIFAYTSAKMPKFNSISISGYHIQEAGATADLELAYTLADGVDYIKAGLDAGLDIDQFAPRLSFFWGIGMNFFMEVAKLRAGRLLWSELVGEFAPRNPKSSSLRTHSQTSGWSLTAQDVFNNVARTCIEAMAATQGHTQSLHTNALDEALALPTDFSARIARNTQLLLQQESGTTRPIDPWAGSYYVEWLTHQLAQRARAHIAEVAEHGGMAAAISDGIPKLRIEEAAARTQARIDSGRQPVVGVNKYQVVEDQEIEVLKVENSRVRAEQLAKLNELRANRNQPAVDAALAELARAAAAHERAGADGLGNNLLALAIDAARAHATVGEISDALEKVYGRHQAEIRTIAGVYRDEAGGGGSITPLAEATQLVEKFAEADGRRPRILVAKMGQDGHDRGQKVIATAFADIGFDVDVGSLFSTPDEVARQAADNDVHVVGVSSLAAGHLTLVPALREALVQVGRPDIMIVVGGVIPPGDFDELYAAGATAIFPPGTVIADAAIGLLGKLAERLGYTLD
- the meaB gene encoding methylmalonyl Co-A mutase-associated GTPase MeaB — protein: MTTEQLAEAIRNGDRAALPRAITLLESTRGDHREQAQELLLALLPDSGNAHRVGITGVPGVGKSTAIEALGMYLVEQGHRVAVLAVDPSSTRTGGSILGDKTRMARLAVHADAYIRPSPTSGTLGGVARATRETVVLLEAAGFDVILVETVGVGQSEVAVSNMVDTFVLLTLARTGDQLQGIKKGVLELADIVVVNKADGEHLQEARRAARELSSAIRLIYPRETLWRPPVLTMSAMQGTGLTELWETVERHRQVLTDAGEFDARRRAQQVDWTWQMVRDEVLDRVLANPGVRENRAEIERQVRAGELTPTLAAQQILKWSGLTER